The Macaca nemestrina isolate mMacNem1 chromosome 9, mMacNem.hap1, whole genome shotgun sequence genome includes the window agagaaaccctataaatgtaaggaatgtgggaaatgCTTTTCTAGGAATTCACACCTCATAttacatcagagaactcacacaggagagaaaccctataaatgtaaggAATGTAGAAAAAGTTTCTTTCATAAGTCATATCTTACAgtacatcagagaattcacatgGGAGAAACCCTACGAATGTAATCAATGTGGAAAAACCTTCATAAGCAACTCTGTCCTCATAATACATCATAAAACACACACAGGTGAGAAACCCTgtgaatgtaatgaatgtgggaaatctTTCTCTAGGAGTTCATATCTTATAatacatcagagaactcacacaggcgagaaaccctatgaatgtaagatATGTAGCAAAACCTTTTGCCACAAGTCTGATGTCACTAAACATCAGAAGACTCACATAGGGggaaaaccctatgaatgtattCAGTGTGGGAAAACTTTTAGTCATAACTCAGGCCTAAAAGTACATCAGAGAACACATACAAAGGAGAAACCCTATGAATATACTGAGTATGGGAAATCCTTCTCTGAGAAATCAGTCCTTACAGTACATCAGAGAATACACACAGGGGAAAAACCttataaatgtaatgaatgtggaaaaacCTTCTACAATAAATCAGACCTAACCAAACATCAGAGAACACACACAGGTAAGAAGCCCTATagatgtaaggaatgtgggaaattcTTCTCTAGGAATTCATACCTTACAATACACCAGAGAATGCATACAGGAGACAAACCCTTTGTGTGTAAAAAATGTGGGAAAACCTTATACCATAAGGCAGACTATACAGTACATAAGAGAACACACAGAGGGGAGAAGTCTTATTActgtaatgaatgtgggaa containing:
- the LOC105463239 gene encoding zinc finger protein 33B-like, which produces MNVINVKNVFLGNLPSLYIRESTQERNPINVRNVGNAFLGIHTSYYIRELTQERNPINVRNVEKVSFISHILQYIREFTWEKPYECNQCGKTFISNSVLIIHHKTHTGEKPCECNECGKSFSRSSYLIIHQRTHTGEKPYECKICSKTFCHKSDVTKHQKTHIGGKPYECIQCGKTFSHNSGLKVHQRTHTKEKPYEYTEYGKSFSEKSVLTVHQRIHTGEKPYKCNECGKTFYNKSDLTKHQRTHTGKKPYRCKECGKFFSRNSYLTIHQRMHTGDKPFVCKKCGKTLYHKADYTVHKRTHRGEKSYYCNECGKTFICNSVLNSHQRKHMGEKPYGCNECGKSFSEKSVLTVHQRIHTGEKPYKCNECGKYYHKSDLTKHQRTHTREKPYECSQCGKSFSCSLGLKVYQRRHTREKPYGCKQCGETL